The following is a genomic window from Penaeus chinensis breed Huanghai No. 1 chromosome 7, ASM1920278v2, whole genome shotgun sequence.
acgaatatgtgaatacatatttatatatatatacatatacacgaatatgtgaatacatatatatatacatatgcacgaatatgtgaatacatacatatatgtatatatatatatatatatatatatacacacacgaatatgtgaatacataaatcaatatatatatgtgtgtgtgtatgtgtatgtatactactatgtgaatacacacacacacacacacacacccacacacacatatatatatgcgaatatgtgaatatacatataaacatatatatacgaaaatgtgaacataaatatattcgaatatgtgaatacatgtatgtatgtacgtacatacatacatatttgtgtatacatgtatatacaagtatttatgtgtgtgtgtacaagtatatctTTCTGTCCGCTTCTCTGCTTATGACAAGCCAAAACGTACGTGAGAAAGGTTCCACGTGATTGAACAATCGGTTATCGCTTTCgtcgtcttccttttttctcatcctATAATTTCCTCTTTTTAAGGCAATCCTTCATAGACATGATTTTTTCTTgacaatatatttttcttcttgtggATAAAACGACTTTGAAAGATCCGGTGGTCTTTTATGTTGTGTAAAAATGCGGTAAGATCCAAGACCCGTGgttacataaaacatacacacgcacaaaggcatgaatatacgcatacatagAGACATTTGTACATTTATACGCACTCTTACACattttaatatacacacatacgcctaTGTCTTTTTACAAACATTCAAATACTGATAGATAATAAACCTACAAGAGGTTCAACGTTCCCACTGAATTTTCACCAAGAAAAGCAGCTAAACAAAACACGCACTGGCATCCTATATCAGTCAAGTAACCACATACCTTACCTGTTAACTTTTCTTGTTTGCACATTTTTGTGATGTAGCTCGACTAGAAACTATGATAGGAGACCGATAGGTGGATCCTACAAGGGTATGGTGAATGGTGAGCTAACGCTGTAAGGCAGACAACCAAGATTCCTCTGTCTTGATTCCTGTATTAAAGAGTAAGGTTGGAGTGAAGCTGCTCCTCCTTGGGGCGAGATGtttctccttggctccccgcgGGTGCAAGGAAGCTATAAATCACTTATCTAACATAATtggtggagaagaaagaagtgtTACAGCAATAGATAACTCTTgcggaagggaaaaataaaacgcATTGGTATGTCACGTGAGGCAGATGAATTAGCAGGTTAAACAGCGAATAtgtgcgcatgcatatatatatatatatatatatatatatatatatatatatatatatatatgtatgtgtgtatgtatgtatgtttgaaagtATGAATATGACAAGTATAGATTTTGTAGAATATAGCCAAAGATACGgagaatatcattaatatatatatatatatatatatatatatatatttcagtaatatataatttgattacaataattgtattacattaaattatatcaaatgttcatgtaatatttttatctatttattcatatatttttatttttctgaatgccattgtagaaaaaaatagatgcccAATTTTACGGTgttcgcatatatatgcatatatattcctgAACTTAGCCTTGGTGAAGGGTTTGTAAAATTAATAGCTCTTTGGAGTAAACTGATAGATGATAATtacaagtaaatgaatgaatgaatagctaaatatataaatgacgataataaataaataacaatattaaacaaGTTACTGTTCAAGGCATACCTTTACGACACTGGTTTCTCGGCTTTCGTTTGGAAACGCTGAACACTGGTATTTCATTAAAGGACAAACAATACCAAATTTCCCATAACTAAGGCagaaataatgtttattttctacTAATTTGCAAGGGAGTGATCGCATTGcaatcgatttttttcttttcgatcaCTGTAAAGGTCGATTGTGTGGTAGAAGAATGGCAGAgaggtggtgtggtggaggaatTGCAAAGTGATAGTGCAGCTGAAGGATTTACTGGTGGTACAGCAGTTAGTGTAGTGTGGTAGAGCGATTGCAGATGACGGCGTGGtgaaagagtatatatacatatatatgaatggaaaaataatatgataatatggtAGGAAAAAACAgaatgtacaaactagatttattgataatgagacaactgTTTCTAAttcgattccatcttcagatctgaatatatatatatatatatatatatatatatatatacacacacacatatatataaatatatatatatacatgtgtgtgtgtatttatataaacagatgaacatacataaatatacatatatacacatacgtagccatgaatacacatataggcacacatatatatttatatgtgtatatatatgtataaatatacatatatatgtatgtatatacacatatatgtacatctatgtataaatatacatatatatgtatatatgcatatgtatgtataaatacttacatatgtatatatacatatatatgtataaatacgtacatacgtatatatatatatatatatatatatatatatatatatatgtgtgtgtgtgtgtgtgtatgtgtgtacatacataaacagactaacataggcatatatatgtatatatacagatatacatttacatacatatatatgtttgtgtgtgtatatatatatatattatatataaatgtatatacgtgtacatacacatatatacatatttatgtatatctaaactttttttacgtatgtatatatacacattgcgctcatgtgattgtgtgtgtatttatgcacacgcacatcgcttGAGCACACCGActaacataggcatatatatgtatatatacagatatacatttacatacatatatatgtttgtgtgtatatatatattatatataaatgtatatacgtgtatatacacatatatatacatatttatgtatatctaaacttttgtacttatgtatatatacacattgcgctcatgtgattgtgtgtgtatttatgcacacgcacatcgcttGAGCACACCGATTTGCATATAATGGGTAaactaacaaacataaaaaataaatcggCTAAAAGATTTAGATCATAAGTATCCAAGATCGGAACATAAGACATTCGAAGTTTATAGTGAACGGGAACACTGGACAATATTCTCCACAAGATggatataatgaatatacaatgTTTAGGTTTGTGCGAAGTCAAATGGCTCAATGCTGGCGACTTTATGAAGGACCAGAAAAGAAtcctcttttcaggaggtcaagAACATAAAAATAGAGTCGTTTTGGTCCTAGATAAAAACTATTCAAAATCCTTTCTATCGTTCTAGCCCCAAAACGACCGCATGCTTTTAGTTAGTCCTTAGTAACATATGCTCccactgcggatgctgaagaTCAACAACAACTTCTGCAGCTCTCTTGATAGATTATTTTCACcatgtaaatcaaatgaaataatgattatcattgccaAAGTTGGCTCAGAAAGAGATGGCGATGTGGAGAGAGACTAATATATCAATGTAAGGAGAAAATCTGAtcatcacaaatacctggtttaatgtacaTCTTAGACGACAATATACATGGTTAGTCAAGGTGATAGAGTCAGAAACCAAATTGACTATGTTATGATTAGTTCAAGATACCGAAACACAATTAACAACTCCCGAGCATATCCGAGTACAGACGGAAATTCAAATCAGAatccaaagataaaaaaaatttagATTGTCCCTCAAAGAGTTGATGAAAAAGATTACCCCCGATTTTGAACTCGATACATTACAGACCAATCAAGAGGTCCGAGAAAACTTTATACAAGAACATTTTGAAAATCTACTGAAGGCTTTTAACAGTGACTTTGACCTTCGGTTTGGTGCCTTCATTGAGCATATCtaagcagcagctgctaagacaatcccgacaaaagaaaagaagcccTCATCAAAGTTATTCCATCCAGGCAAGTACAACACAGAGCACCGTGCAGCATCAACGTAGCATCAGGGACACATTCTCCAtgagaccgaggatgtcagtgtTCATCGGGAAGAGTTCAAGAATATTTGACGATGGACAAGAGCcgaaagatctagtcctggaagttGTCAGAACTGGTCCActaattctgaagtcagaagtgcgttGGTCCCTACAGCAAACAAAATCTGGGAAAGCTACAGGTCCTGACGgtgtatacatcgaaatgcttTAGGGCTTAAGGAGAAAAAGGCACTGATCCCATtaggaacttcctaaatgataatCTAATGTTGCATATTCTTAATTTTTTACTGGAAATCATTCTATAGGGGATCAGAAAACAAttacccgaaataccagagacccagtcttggtttatgaaggataaaggtacaagaaatgctatcttcgtcatgagaatgctcgTCAAGAGAGCCAATCAACACCAataaaacatctacctggtttctattgactatcaaaaagcttttgataaggtctggcatttaaaaatattaaaaattcccgcaaatatccggatatatgacaaagatatgagactaattcaatcagtctaccaagatcaacttgcaaCAGTCCACATATCCAATGGAACATTTgattccccatcaagcgaggtgtccaaCAAGGTTGTGTAATGTCACCTGACTTTGTCAGTTTATACTTTGAATTTATCCAGCAGGATATTGAAGAGCGTCAGGAGGGAATTGTTATCATTGACCTCTTTAATGCTATTGTGAAGGCCAATGAACATCTTGGCCTctgtcaatagcaagaaaacaaaatatatgatggTTTGAAAGTcagaggtcccaccaacttgtccaatGAAACAAGGAGAGATAGAAATCCAGCAGCTCTCCTCAGTTATCTAGCTCTTGTTACCTCAAATGcttgttgcaagaaggaaatccgACTCAGAATTGGACTAGCAAAAACTccagaacatcctaacagaccacaTGTTCTCAATGCATGGATGGTCAACTTCTATATGGTTgcaagtcctggacactgacgactGAAACTCGACGTAATATAGAGGCCACAGAAGTTTGGTTCAAGCGCCAGATGCTGTGCACCCTTTGTAGCAACCAAGTGTCCAACCCAAATCACAGGACTTGCAGTCCATAAaagcacattagaaaaccttagcctaaaCGGTAAAATTGaaagcaagcaagctcgaggtagaccgagaaaaatcCTTGGCAAGTAGttagtcaaacaccgcatcggtgatggtacagaaatgtatatataaataaacatgcacacacatatatatatatatatgtgtgtgtgtgtgtgtgtgtgtgtgtgtgtgtgtgtacatgtctataagcatacatatgtataattttatagatataaagatatatacatatgtatagatatatagatatataaatctatctttaCATCTACAAAGTTTTGGTGGCTCAGTCAGAATTCTTGTACACTGTGCCTGTGAATATAGGTATTGTTTCAAGTGACAGTGAAAGAGGAACAAAACAATTATTTGAGAAAATATATTCAGATTTATTTGTCTAAAATCATCAGACTTTCATCAGCGTAAGCATCATGGTCATAACCATACATTTGGGGCAGAAAATAAAATCTGCAGGCATGAAGCAGATATTATCTACTAATAGACACAGAATACCtctatataatgtatgcacaCCAGTTGGGCATACCAACTCTTCCCACTATGACTCACCAGTGAACATATGATTTTCACTGTCCAACGGACAATAGAGACACTAGGGCCCTTTTCACCCTTCTGTGGCTCTAGCCATAGGAAGATGCCAACAACACGAACTGGAACGTCAGTTTGTAGCTGCCAACTTTACTCTTTTCCTCCCGCGGTGCAGTCACAACCCCACGCTACATTCAACAGCTCACTCAGTTCCTCTTCACCAAGTGAGCATTTGGGGAAAGCTTCCTTGCACGCAGAGGAGTCCTTGGTCTTAGTAGCCACGTCTCTAGCATAGACGAAGGCAGTGTTGTAGGAGTTTGGCTTCATAGTCTTATCGGTTAAGACTTCCACAAGCATGTTCTCTTTCAGTGTGCGATCGGATTCGTCCTTCGCCTGCACGAGGCAAAACATCTTGGGGACGCAGGTATTGGGATCCAGTTGTCCTACTGCCGATAGAATTAGGTCGTCATCTTCCTCAGCTGTTGCTGCAACGGACCGGCGGTAGCGGAGACGGTACTTTCTTTTAGGGGCTCTGTACCCATGGCCATGTCCGCGTCCATGGCTAGCACCGTGATATCTGCGCTTGCTTATAGCGCTCGTCAAGGCTCCTAGGCCAGCCAGAACGCCGAATGAGGATGCTGCTTGGGCTGCCATCAGGCACGAAAGACCAACAGCCACCAGGAGTATTAGGGCGCTATTCATCTAAAACGAAAAGGCAAACATTTATTCTCTTAATATAGTAAATCACAACAGAAATCAGAATGTTATAAGCAAATTAGTGCAAAACGCAATGAGAAACGTCACTCTACCTGGCAGACAAAGAAGACTGACCCAAATGTTCAATACTGTAGTCTATAAACATCGTGATTTGTATAAccttatatacaaaaacaaattgtGAAAATAACTTTTCACaaattcacatgtatacacaccttGCAAATCACTCAGTAGATATTAAACCTCTTAAAAGATACGAGACAATGTTCTGCTTCCTCCAGTAAGCATGTGTTATACTAAGCTCTGGGTCTAAGGCCTTATATATATCCCTGTGACAGATAGTGTGCCAAAATATCCTTTAATACTATTGGTCGACCTTTTACACATCGACCAATAGCGAGACAGCATTGCTGCTCCTTGTGCAAGAAGTGTGTTGCGGGAAGCAATCTATATCTGTTGAATATGAATTACAAGGTAAGGACGAAAGTAAAGAATAAAGATCAGATAATCTTGTAACTACATCATCATATAATGTTCGCAGTCACGGAAAtggaaacggaagaggaagaagtactGTTAGTTAACAATGACAAACATctttggaaataaaaaaaagatttgaGCCCCGAATCTCTTCCATAAAAACAATTAGAAATAAGCTAAAACAGAGGGGGATTAAATTATTAATCACTAGAGAATGGAGGATTCCGTAAAATCTAATAGTACATATTCACTTTTATCATCAAGCAATTTCTATCACCGTAATTCCATTGCACCGTGTAAAAAGtacaaataaattattaaaagtattaCTCAGTTGCAGATtcctgatagtaatgataatgatgaatcatGAGTATGcaacagtatcaatgataatatgaataatgaaggaTGATAGAGGATGAAAACACAGTGGTGACACAGATAACATTACTACGTATTATTTGACTACGTTCTCTTACCTTGTcctttgttatataatatatgtttatgctgGTGACTAATGCATGCTACGATTTATTTCTAACATACATATTTCCTTGCAGATTTTCTCTTAAAAACGTTGTGCAAAGTTTGTTATAAATGACTCATTTACACGTTGACAGATGACTATGATGTCTAAAATAAAGTATCTAAAACGGGCCAATTTCAATCAAAGTTACATAGGCCTTGCACGGTTCTCACAACCATCCCGGATCAGGTTATCTGTCATGTTCAATCTACAGTATATGTCgtgttgatatttttcttttattttttattttttgtctttgaatCTAATTAATGTTTGATTTTTCTTACTGCCATGTTGAATCTATGTTGTCATGTAGCTAAATATAGAGTTGCCTATAATTgaaatcatttttataactaactGTTATGATCGATGTCATTATCGTGTTGGATTTCTTTAACATGTTGGACATCATGTCTTGACATCATGTTAAACGAATTGTTATATTGGATAGACCATTCAGCTATTTAGAACCTGCTTTGTCACGCTCACTCTACATTATCCTGATGACACATAATCAAATTCGGATTACATACGTTCcctatatggtaataataaaactgagTTCACCAGAGATTTCAGATTACCGTCATACTCACCAGGCCAAGCTCATTAATATTCATTGTTACCAAGAAACTGTAATTCACCTTCATGAGCTACACGCTACAGTTCATTGCTATGTCTCGATCCTGTGTATTGCCCTGACTTCTTGTTGAGTATAAAATGTGCTCCACGTAACAGTAAAGTCTCGTTTCCAtttgaataaaagtaaaacaaaaaaaaaaagaaaaagaaagaaaagtggtaCACAAttaagtaagagaaaggaaaagagagaagggggggggggggagaaagagcaagaaagagagagaggcaggaaaggagagaggagaaagaggggaagggggcacaCCCTCTCAAAACAACCGAAGTAATAAATCAGTAAGTCAGTGTTCAAGTCAGtcgtataaattatataatatgcattGTTTATTATAACTTAGCTTCAACTAAATAACACCAAgaatgagtataataatgatgaaagtgacaataatgatattgacaataattataataattacaattattattgttattattattattaccctgattatatattcataatgcatgtatgtgaatgtgtgtatgtgtgcattatgaGAAGGCTACATAAGTTTTTGATTTTGCATATGATTATAGACAAAGAACAAATTTAAATTCAAGTCACACTTTAATtgacttatatttgtgtgtgtacgtctgcgtagacatatatatatacgtgtatttatgtaatttatgtatatgtgtgtatgcttatatatatatatatatatatatatatatatatatatacatacatatatatatatacatatttatttatatatatgaattaatatgtatacatatattagattatatctatatatgcatttatatatgatttatttttatacacatatatgtgtatgtatatagatatatatgtatttgcatatctatttgttcttatatgtatatatatatctgtttttatctatacttatataagttatatatacatacacagtatgtatgtgtgtatatatgtatgtgtgtatatatttatgtgtgtatatatgtatgtgtgtatatatgtatatatatattatattatatatataatttattttatacacatatatgtatatatatagatatatacatatatatgtatgagtatacacacacctatatacatgtatttattattatatacacatataagcacttACAGATTATAAAACTACAAGAATATTAACGTTTGCATTAAATTTTCCGCAAGAAAAACAGCTAAACAATACACGCACTGGCATCCTATATCAGTCAAGTAACCACATACCAACCAATGGTTAATAATTAGGACATGAGTTTGATACATACCTTAACTTttcttgtttacatatttttgtgATATAGGTCGACTAGAAACTATGACTGTAAGAGACCGATAggtgggccctacaagagtatggttaATGGTGAGCTTAggctgtatgtatatctaattatatgtatatgcagatgtacatacaagcataaataaacagttatatatacacatacatatataaatatatatacaaatatacatacacaatatatacatccttatatataaaatatgtgtgtatattatatacacatatatatatacatgtacatgtgtgtatatatacttacacatatatatgtacacttacatatataaatttatatccacacacatatatatgtatatgtatatatatatatgcatttaattataaagatatatagatacatgtacatgagtatatatgtataatatatatctatttatatatatatatatgcatttagttataaagataaatatagatacatgtatatatgtatatatctttatagtatatatccttatagatatatatccatacatatataagataaagatgtagatagatatagatttatctttacatataccAAGTTTACATATGCTAAGTTAAGTCAGAATCCGTATACACTGTGGCTGTGAATGTAGGTAATCTTTTAGTtaaaacgagaggaaaaagaaaattattctagaaaatataattagatttatttatctaaaatCAAACATTCACCATGATGTAACATAATATCAGAGCTATACATTTGGTGCATAAAATAAGATAGCTTCTGTCTTTGGATCAACAACTAGCAGATTCGCAGGCATGAAGCAAATAAATATTATCAACTAAGACGCACAGAATATCTGTATATAATGTGTGCACACCAGTTGGGCATACTGCAATTAGAGCTTTTCTTTTCGCAGTATGACTCACCAGTGAACATAAGATTTTCACTGTCCAACGGACAATAGAGACACCAGGCTCCTTTTCACCCTTCTGTGGCTCTAACCATAGGAAGATGCCAACAACACGAACTGAATTTTGTAGCTGCCAACTTTACTCTTTTCCTCCCGCGGTGCAGTCACAGCCCCAAGCTACATTCAACAGCTCACTCAGTTCCTCTTCACCAAGTGAGCATTTGGGGAAAGCTTCCTTGCACGCAGAGGAGTCCTTGGTCTTAGTAGCCACGTCTCTAGCATAGACGAAGGCAGTGTTGTAGGAGTTTGGCTTCATAGTCTTATCGGTTAAGACTTCCACAAGCATGTTCTCTTTCAGTGTGCGATCGGATTCGTCCTTCGCCTGCACGAGGCAAAACATCTTGGGGACGCAGGTGTTGGGATCCAGTTGTCCTACTGCCGATAGAATTAGGTCGTCATCTTCCTCAGCTGCTGCTGCAACGGACCGGCGGTAGCGGAGACGGTACTTCCTTTTAGGGGCTCTGTACCCATGGCCATGACCGCGTCCATGGCTAGCACCGTGATATCTGCGCTTGCTTATAGCGCTCGTCAAGGCTCCTAGGCCAGCCAGAACGCCGAATGAGGATGCTGCTTGGGCTGCCATCAGGCACGAAAGACCAACAGCCACCAGGAGTATTAGGGCGCTATTCATCTAAAACGAAAAGGCAAACATTTATTCTCTTAATATAGTAAATCACAACAGAAATCAGAATGTTATAAGCAAATTAGTGCAAAACGCAATGAGAAACGTCACTCTACATGGCAGACAAAGAAGACTGACCCAAATGATCAATACTTTAGTCTATAAACATCGTGATTTGTATAAccttatatacaaaaacaaattgtGAAAATAACTTTTCACaaattcacatgtatacacaccttGCAAATCACTCAGTAGATATTAAACCTCTTAAAAGATACGAGACAATGTTCTGCTTCCTCCAGTAAGCATGTGTTATACTAAGCTCTGGGTCTAAGGCCTTATATATATCCCTGTACCAGATATTGTGCCAAAATATCCTTTAATACTATTGGTCGACCTTTTACACATCGACCAATAGCGAGACAGCATTGCTGCTCCTTGTGCAAGAAGTGTGTTGCGGGAAGCAATCTATATCTGTTGAATATGAATTACAAGGTAAGGACGAAAGTAAAGAATAAAGATCAGATAATCTTGTAACTATATAATCATACAAAGTTCGCAGTCACGGAAAtggaa
Proteins encoded in this region:
- the LOC125027258 gene encoding uncharacterized protein LOC125027258, whose amino-acid sequence is MNSALILLVAVGLSCLMAAQAASSFGVLAGLGALTSAISKRRYHGASHGRGHGHGYRAPKRKYRLRYRRSVAATAEEDDDLILSAVGQLDPNTCVPKMFCLVQAKDESDRTLKENMLVEVLTDKTMKPNSYNTAFVYARDVATKTKDSSACKEAFPKCSLGEEELSELLNVAWGCDCTAGGKE
- the LOC125027285 gene encoding uncharacterized protein LOC125027285 yields the protein MNSALILLVAVGLSCLMAAQAASSFGVLAGLGALTSAISKRRYHGASHGRGHGHGYRAPKRKYRLRYRRSVAAAAEEDDDLILSAVGQLDPNTCVPKMFCLVQAKDESDRTLKENMLVEVLTDKTMKPNSYNTAFVYARDVATKTKDSSACKEAFPKCSLGEEELSELLNVAWGCDCTAGGKE